The Salmo salar unplaced genomic scaffold, Ssal_v3.1, whole genome shotgun sequence genome window below encodes:
- the LOC106591504 gene encoding rho GTPase-activating protein 19, with translation MAADKDTNENTQNRRGTVCKVVISQDAGGSSGGGGVGGCPPVIFNPDFFVEKLRHERPEVFQELVLSNISRLIDLPGAEFSLLLGDEGGHKTLTGAGGGFFRSFNFLKRKDKEVVFGTPLTEGGIAQIYQLIEYLSKNLQVEGLFRVPGNSVRQQALKEQLNSGADIDLEAGGFHPNDVATLLKTFLGELPEPLLTHQHFHAHLKIADMTLLDEKGNMTSVPDKERQIEALQLLFLLLPQANRSLLKLILDLLYHTAKQQDKNKMSAFNLALMFAPHVVWPRDMVASDLQENLKKLNNGMAFLIKHSQKLFRAPMYMREHARMHFTGSKTLQTKDDIDLLSVTGFHAPVPLKRCWADPSQYLSPSSSSQGQQHHTEESLKELFRHVHDNMPNSAKKKKLLRQLAKQTTPGLAPGTPINNYQTPPAQSKKHPRSRSFGGFIKRRHKGDQQALERRGRQISPEMVAAAMGRLGKENVVLQSVNSPVTVNNNTPVGVKAYDSMALNRERRLNYQRTLHPSPECVSLPP, from the exons ATGGCAGCGGATAAAGATACAAATGAAAATACACAAAACAGAAG GGGTACGGTGTGTAAGGTGGTGATCAGCCAGGATGCAGGGGGATCTTCGGGCGGCGGTGGTGTTGGTGGCTGCCCGCCCGTCATCTTTAACCCAGATTTCTTTGTGGAGAAGCTACGTCACGAGAGACCTGAGGTGTTTCAAGAGCTGGTGCTTagcaacatcagccgcctcatcGACCTTCCCGGTGCTGAGTTCTCTCTGCTGTTAGGGGACGAGGGAGGGCACAAGACACTCACAGGGGCCGGAGGGGGATTCTTCCGCTCCTTCAACTTCCTCAAACGTAAAG ATAAGGAAGTGGTGTTTGGGACTCCTTTGACAGAGGGAGGCATCGCCCAGATTTACCAGCTCATCGAATACCTCAGCAAGA ACCTGCAGGTAGAGGGTCTGTTCAGGGTGCCAGGTAACAGTGTGCGGCAGCAGGCCCTGAAGGAGCAGCTGAATAGTGGGGCAGATATCGACCTGGAGGCAGGGGGCTTCCACCCCAACGACGTGGCCACCCTCCTCAAGACCTTCCTGGGAGAGCTACctgaacccctcctcacacaCCAACACTTCCACGCTCACCTCAAAATAGCAG ACATGACTCTGTTGGATGAGAAGGGCAACATGACGTCAGTACCTGATAAGGAGCGTCAGATTGAGGCCTTACAGCTCCTCTTCCTGCTGCTGCCCCAGGCCAACCGCAGCCTCCTCAAACTGATCCTGGACCTGCTCTACCACACCGCCAAGCAGCAGGACAAGAACAAAATGTCCGCCTTCAACCTCGCCCTCATGTTCGCCCCCCACGTTGTGTGGCCCAGAGAT atGGTGGCCAGTGACCTCCAGGAGAATCTGAAGAAGCTAAACAACGGCATGGCCTTCCTCATCAAACACTCCCAGAAACTATTCAGG GCTCCTATGTACATGAGGGAGCATGCCAGAATGCACTTCACGGGATCTAAGACCCTGCAGACCAAG gATGATATAGACCTATTATCTGTGACTGGTTTCCATGCCCCTGTTCCCCTGAAGAGGTGTTGGGCTGACCCGTCTCAGTACCTGTCCCCCTCCTCGTCGTCCCAGGGCCAGCAGCACCACACAGAGGAGTCCCTGAAGGAGCTGTTCAGACACGTCCATGACAACATGCCCAACTCTGCCAAGAAGAAGAAACTCTTACGACAG CTTGCTAAACAGACCACCCCCGGCCTGGCCCCAGGGACACCCATCAACAACTATCAGACCCCCCCGGCCCAGAGCAAGAAACACCCCCGCTCCCGCTCCTTCGGAGGATTCATCAag AGGAGACATAAGGGGGACCAACAGGCGTTGGAGAGGAGGGGCAGACAAATCTCCCCGGAGATGGTTGCTGCGGCGATGGGACGGCTGGGAAAGGAGAACGTCGTCCTGCAGTCG GTGAACAGTCCGGTGACGGTGAATAATAATACTCCAGTGGGGGTCAAGGCCTATGATAGCATGGCCCtcaatagagagaggagactcaACTATCAAAG